One Microbacterium trichothecenolyticum DNA window includes the following coding sequences:
- a CDS encoding zf-TFIIB domain-containing protein, with amino-acid sequence MYRDPYDDTAQPICPACGVTMHPLLDEGLGADECRECGFRLEWSEPDASGPARTGDRWAEGWG; translated from the coding sequence ATGTACCGAGACCCCTACGACGACACCGCGCAGCCGATCTGCCCGGCGTGCGGCGTCACGATGCACCCGCTGCTCGACGAGGGCCTGGGCGCCGACGAGTGCCGCGAGTGCGGCTTTCGGCTCGAGTGGTCAGAGCCGGACGCCTCGGGCCCCGCCCGCACCGGCGACCGCTGGGCCGAAGGATGGGGCTGA
- a CDS encoding RNA polymerase sigma factor, with the protein MPSLSSATDAFLASRAADGDQIAFGVLVRRHAPFLVAFATRLTRSRADADDCVQEALITAWRRLPDLSEPEKVRSWLTTIVSRKVTDRMRARKISEQIDEEMVSATDDPERAVVASSQMDALKKVLADLPEDLRVVWVLREIGGHSYDEIAVEVGESAATVRGRLARARKTVLERMQDWR; encoded by the coding sequence ATGCCCTCTTTGTCCTCCGCGACGGATGCGTTCCTCGCATCACGCGCGGCCGACGGCGATCAGATCGCCTTCGGAGTGCTGGTGCGACGCCACGCGCCTTTCCTCGTGGCTTTCGCGACGCGGTTGACGCGGTCGCGCGCCGACGCCGACGACTGCGTGCAGGAGGCCCTCATCACCGCGTGGCGCCGGCTGCCCGACCTCAGCGAGCCTGAGAAGGTGCGCAGCTGGCTCACCACGATCGTGTCGCGCAAGGTCACCGACCGGATGCGGGCGCGCAAGATCTCGGAGCAGATCGATGAAGAGATGGTGTCGGCGACGGATGACCCCGAGCGCGCGGTTGTGGCATCGTCGCAGATGGACGCGTTGAAAAAGGTCTTGGCGGATCTGCCGGAGGATCTGCGGGTCGTCTGGGTCCTTCGCGAGATCGGCGGGCACAGCTACGACGAGATCGCTGTCGAGGTGGGCGAATCGGCAGCCACCGTCCGCGGCCGCCTCGCCCGGGCGCGCAAGACCGTGTTGGAACGCATGCAGGACTGGAGGTGA
- a CDS encoding NAD-dependent epimerase/dehydratase family protein, with translation MRIALTGSSGKLGTVVARELRASGHDVIGLDVRGERGPGFVQVDLTDYGQVIDALAGVNDQHDGVDALVHLGAIPAPGIRSDIATFHNNMASTFNVFWTAVRLGIQKIVYASSETVLGLPFDTPPPYIPVDEQYPPRPESVYSLVKTLEEHLAAELVRWHPTLSITALRFSNVMVPDDYAAFPFDDDVRTRKWNLWGYIDARDGAQAVERALATAPAGFDTFIIAAADTVMTRPNAELVAEVFPDVETRGDLGENTTLLSIDKARRLLGYEPQHSWRDHR, from the coding sequence ATGCGCATCGCCCTCACCGGTTCGTCCGGAAAACTCGGTACCGTCGTCGCCCGCGAGCTGCGCGCGAGCGGACACGACGTGATCGGCCTCGACGTCCGCGGAGAGCGTGGCCCCGGCTTCGTGCAGGTCGATCTCACCGACTACGGTCAGGTCATCGACGCCCTCGCGGGAGTGAACGACCAGCACGACGGTGTCGACGCCCTCGTGCACCTCGGTGCGATCCCCGCACCGGGTATCCGTTCCGACATCGCGACGTTCCACAACAACATGGCGAGCACGTTCAACGTGTTCTGGACGGCCGTGCGTCTCGGCATCCAGAAGATCGTGTACGCCTCGAGCGAGACCGTGCTGGGCCTGCCGTTCGACACGCCGCCGCCGTACATTCCCGTCGACGAGCAGTACCCGCCGCGACCCGAGTCGGTGTACTCGCTCGTGAAGACCCTCGAGGAGCACCTGGCGGCCGAGCTCGTGCGGTGGCACCCGACGCTGTCGATCACGGCCCTGCGATTCTCGAACGTGATGGTCCCCGACGACTACGCCGCCTTCCCCTTCGACGACGACGTGCGCACCCGCAAGTGGAACCTGTGGGGGTACATCGACGCGCGCGACGGTGCCCAGGCCGTCGAGCGCGCGCTCGCGACCGCTCCGGCGGGGTTCGACACGTTCATCATCGCGGCAGCCGACACCGTCATGACCCGCCCCAATGCCGAGTTGGTGGCCGAGGTGTTCCCGGACGTCGAGACGCGCGGCGACCTCGGCGAGAACACCACCCTGCTGTCGATCGACAAAGCCCGCCGACTGCTCGGATACGAACCTCAGCACTCCTGGCGCGATCACCGCTGA
- a CDS encoding ABC transporter ATP-binding protein has product MSAAIQATGVVKKFGDVTSVAGLNLAVPEGSFYGIAGPNGAGKTTSIRMITGLLEPDAGTIEVAGTSVWPNPRAAKAVLGYVADNPPLFGRLNAREMLDYAGMLRGMKAADIRSRGDDLLRVLDLQADAGRPIADFSLGMTKRVGLAVAMLHSPRVLILDEPFGALDPVNTRVMEEMLQVFRTGGGTVVFSSHVLDVVQRLCDRVAIIAKGALVAEGTVAELSHGGSLQDAFVDLVGGRELEKGDLSWLSSSPA; this is encoded by the coding sequence GTGAGTGCAGCGATCCAGGCCACCGGCGTGGTCAAGAAGTTCGGCGATGTAACCAGCGTGGCGGGCCTGAACCTCGCCGTTCCAGAAGGGTCTTTCTACGGGATCGCGGGCCCCAACGGCGCGGGCAAGACCACCTCGATCCGCATGATCACGGGACTTCTCGAACCGGATGCCGGGACCATCGAGGTAGCCGGAACATCGGTGTGGCCAAATCCTCGTGCCGCGAAGGCCGTGCTCGGATATGTGGCCGACAATCCGCCGCTCTTCGGACGCCTGAATGCCCGAGAAATGTTGGACTACGCGGGAATGCTGCGCGGCATGAAGGCGGCCGATATCCGCAGCCGCGGCGACGACCTCCTGCGTGTGCTCGACCTGCAGGCCGACGCGGGGCGGCCCATCGCCGACTTCTCGCTCGGCATGACCAAGCGTGTCGGTCTGGCCGTGGCCATGCTCCACAGTCCCCGCGTGCTCATCCTCGACGAGCCGTTCGGTGCGCTCGACCCGGTCAACACGCGCGTCATGGAGGAGATGCTCCAGGTGTTCCGCACGGGTGGGGGAACCGTGGTGTTCTCCAGCCACGTGCTCGACGTGGTGCAGCGGTTGTGCGACCGGGTCGCGATCATCGCCAAGGGCGCGCTGGTCGCCGAGGGCACCGTCGCCGAACTCTCGCACGGTGGGTCCCTGCAAGACGCCTTCGTCGACCTGGTCGGCGGGCGCGAGCTCGAGAAGGGAGACCTCTCGTGGCTTTCGTCCTCGCCCGCCTGA
- a CDS encoding dihydrolipoyl dehydrogenase family protein, with the protein MVSTAERDAVNHDADIYDIAVIGAGPAGTAAALRAAELGASVVVLEAGRVGGTCVNTGCVPTRVLAKAARLMRETRSADDYGIVVNEPHVDWAAVVARVHERVDAVRSIKREMERFAAAGVDLVHEGRARFADEHTLVLESGRRIRAESILICVGGHSRRLPIPGAELATVPEDVLSLTALPRRVAVIGAGNTGAQLVTVFRSFGSEVTLLDVAPRVLVTSDARISEAIAASVSHHGVDVHTGIETVERLDRSAEGSIALAWREDGTSRTVDVDVVIMATGWPADVEDLGLDNAGIEVERSAIPVDRYFRTVVPHILAVGDANGRDMLVQAAQFEGEAAAENAVLGANRRTPHHLLPAGGFTDPDYAGVGLTEEQARERDPSCVVAVVRFAELDRAVIDDRERGFLMLIADRRRELILGAHAVGENAVEVIQSVTTAMAAGIDVATLAGVRFAYPTYSAVIGNAARALLHEDASALLE; encoded by the coding sequence GTGGTCTCGACCGCTGAGAGGGATGCCGTGAACCACGACGCCGACATTTACGACATCGCCGTGATCGGCGCAGGACCCGCCGGAACCGCCGCGGCGCTGCGAGCGGCCGAGCTCGGCGCCTCGGTGGTCGTGCTGGAGGCCGGGCGGGTCGGCGGCACCTGCGTGAACACCGGCTGTGTCCCTACCCGCGTGCTGGCGAAGGCTGCGCGTCTCATGCGTGAGACGAGGTCGGCCGACGACTACGGCATCGTCGTGAACGAACCGCACGTCGACTGGGCCGCAGTCGTGGCCCGCGTGCACGAACGCGTGGATGCCGTGCGCTCGATCAAACGGGAAATGGAGCGGTTCGCGGCAGCCGGGGTCGACCTGGTCCACGAGGGGCGCGCGCGCTTCGCGGACGAGCACACCCTCGTGCTCGAGAGCGGGCGTCGTATCCGCGCGGAGTCGATCCTCATCTGCGTGGGCGGGCATTCCCGCCGTCTGCCCATTCCGGGGGCAGAGCTTGCGACCGTACCCGAGGACGTGCTGTCGCTCACCGCGCTGCCTCGACGGGTCGCCGTCATCGGCGCGGGCAACACCGGCGCGCAGCTGGTGACCGTGTTCCGCTCGTTCGGGTCGGAGGTCACTCTGCTCGACGTCGCTCCTCGCGTGCTCGTCACCTCCGACGCGCGCATCTCGGAGGCGATCGCCGCGTCTGTCTCCCACCACGGCGTCGACGTGCACACCGGCATCGAAACGGTCGAGCGGCTCGACCGCAGCGCCGAGGGATCCATCGCGCTCGCGTGGAGAGAAGACGGGACATCGCGAACGGTCGACGTCGACGTGGTGATCATGGCGACGGGCTGGCCCGCCGACGTCGAAGACCTCGGGCTGGACAACGCCGGTATCGAGGTCGAGCGCTCCGCCATTCCCGTCGACCGGTACTTCCGCACGGTCGTGCCGCACATCCTCGCCGTCGGCGATGCCAACGGTCGCGACATGCTCGTGCAAGCGGCGCAGTTCGAGGGAGAGGCGGCCGCCGAGAACGCCGTCCTCGGCGCCAACCGCCGCACGCCCCACCACCTCCTGCCGGCCGGCGGGTTCACCGATCCCGACTACGCCGGGGTCGGCCTCACCGAGGAACAGGCACGTGAGCGCGATCCCTCGTGCGTGGTGGCGGTCGTCCGTTTCGCCGAGCTCGACCGCGCCGTGATCGACGATCGCGAGCGCGGGTTCCTCATGCTCATCGCCGACCGTCGTCGCGAACTCATCCTGGGTGCCCACGCGGTGGGCGAGAACGCCGTCGAGGTGATCCAGTCGGTCACCACCGCGATGGCGGCCGGGATCGACGTCGCCACCCTCGCGGGGGTGCGCTTCGCGTACCCCACGTACAGCGCCGTCATCGGCAACGCTGCGCGCGCCCTCTTGCACGAGGACGCCTCGGCGCTGTTGGAGTGA
- a CDS encoding MFS transporter, whose translation MVNRAEDGRSFGWLWGATVGAALGDGLSMTAFPLLIAGQTRDPFIVSLLQVATGLPWLLVGLVAGALVDRWDRRAVMWRTDLARLCIALSLGVLVALGHAPVAVVLLAAFLLACGSTLIRSAAPALLPTLVRREKLAHANGRLQAGSTVSGSFLGPAAGSVLYSLSAAAPFLTQTFALVVSTVCVWRLPATLVPSASRTVRSSIWVETAEGVRWLAAHRVLRSIAVGTILLAASTGVLLAVLVIHVLEFLRLPPVGYGLLISVYAVGSVAGSLFTARLRHTLGTNRCLLTSAFLGTVSIAALSMASNAVLAGGALFALGVATMLWNILAVTVRQELTPNHLLGRVTSAFTVAGVGTAPIAAPLGGVMASLTNTSVAIGGAALLCACACIAVSRLPNLDDTERAK comes from the coding sequence GTGGTCAATCGGGCGGAGGACGGTCGTAGCTTCGGGTGGCTGTGGGGCGCCACGGTAGGGGCCGCGCTGGGTGACGGTCTATCGATGACGGCCTTCCCGTTGTTGATCGCCGGTCAGACGCGGGATCCGTTCATCGTCTCTCTTCTGCAGGTCGCGACGGGCCTGCCTTGGCTGCTGGTCGGTCTCGTGGCGGGGGCCCTGGTCGATCGATGGGACCGCCGAGCGGTCATGTGGCGCACTGACCTGGCACGCCTGTGTATCGCCCTCTCGCTCGGGGTGCTGGTCGCGCTCGGTCATGCACCGGTGGCCGTCGTTCTGCTCGCGGCTTTCCTTCTTGCGTGTGGGTCGACGTTGATCCGCAGCGCGGCGCCCGCGTTGCTCCCCACACTCGTCCGGCGCGAAAAGCTGGCGCACGCGAACGGACGCCTGCAGGCGGGTTCAACCGTTTCGGGAAGCTTCCTCGGCCCCGCCGCGGGAAGCGTGCTGTACTCCCTCTCCGCGGCCGCGCCCTTCCTCACGCAGACGTTCGCCCTGGTCGTGTCGACAGTGTGCGTGTGGCGACTCCCCGCGACCCTCGTGCCGTCAGCATCGCGAACAGTGCGCAGCTCGATCTGGGTCGAGACCGCTGAGGGGGTGCGGTGGCTGGCTGCGCACCGAGTTCTGCGCTCCATCGCAGTCGGCACGATTCTGCTCGCAGCCTCAACCGGCGTGCTCCTCGCCGTTCTTGTCATTCATGTGCTGGAGTTCTTACGCCTGCCGCCCGTGGGGTACGGCTTGCTCATCAGCGTGTACGCCGTCGGCAGCGTCGCGGGGTCACTCTTCACCGCACGACTCCGACACACACTCGGAACCAATCGGTGTCTGCTGACTTCTGCGTTCCTCGGGACTGTTTCCATCGCAGCCCTCTCGATGGCGTCCAACGCTGTTCTCGCAGGAGGCGCCCTCTTCGCCCTCGGCGTCGCGACCATGCTGTGGAACATCCTGGCGGTCACGGTTCGACAGGAGCTCACCCCGAACCACCTTCTCGGGCGCGTGACGAGCGCGTTCACCGTCGCCGGCGTGGGCACCGCACCCATCGCCGCCCCGCTAGGGGGCGTCATGGCCTCTCTCACCAACACGTCGGTGGCAATCGGCGGCGCAGCGCTCCTCTGCGCATGTGCATGCATCGCCGTCAGTCGACTCCCGAACCTCGACGACACAGAACGCGCCAAGTAG
- the pdxR gene encoding MocR-like pyridoxine biosynthesis transcription factor PdxR produces MISLGILDRSSPVPLHEQLAHGLRAAVLSGRVAAGEAVPSTRALAADVGVARGTVVAAYEILAGEGYLLTRPGGTTVVADVVPRAATRPAEAPAAAAPRPATLDLRPGRPGTTGLADAAWRSAWRRASAIDPDDDVDEASGSRALRAEIARHLGRTRGLDVSPGDVIVTAGTSDALLLSLLALPDGGDRRRLRVGVEDPGYPRVRMILRRLGIDAVPVPVRLGAGLDLDALESRSGLAAIVVTPNHHYPLGSRLDAEDRARLLAWAARENVVVIEDDYDSEFPHGRAPLPPLHLLDPARVVLVGSLSKVLTPALRCGWTVATGVVGERLRAARDDLDLPVSLVQQQALARYLADGALARHTARRRREYRHRRRLLLEAFGAVPGVELAATDGGLHAVALLPGREADSERAVVDALATRGITVAALSEYAVGGEEPSPGGARAEIVPAGIVFGYAHPSTVQLWDAVGELIAVLAAHARPGA; encoded by the coding sequence GTGATCTCTCTCGGCATCCTGGATCGCTCCTCCCCGGTACCCCTGCACGAGCAACTCGCGCACGGCCTGCGCGCGGCCGTGCTCTCCGGGCGCGTCGCCGCGGGCGAGGCGGTGCCGTCGACGCGTGCGCTCGCCGCCGACGTGGGGGTCGCGCGGGGGACCGTCGTGGCGGCGTACGAGATCCTCGCGGGTGAGGGGTACCTGCTCACCCGCCCCGGCGGAACGACGGTCGTCGCCGACGTCGTTCCCCGAGCGGCGACGCGGCCGGCCGAGGCTCCCGCTGCCGCAGCCCCGCGTCCGGCGACGCTCGATCTGCGCCCCGGGCGCCCCGGAACGACGGGCCTCGCCGATGCCGCATGGCGCTCCGCGTGGAGACGCGCGAGCGCGATCGACCCGGATGACGACGTCGACGAGGCCTCGGGATCGCGAGCGCTGCGGGCCGAGATCGCGCGGCATCTCGGGCGCACGCGCGGGCTCGACGTGTCGCCCGGCGACGTCATCGTGACCGCCGGAACGAGCGACGCGCTGCTGCTCTCCCTGCTCGCTCTGCCGGACGGTGGCGACCGGCGTCGTCTGCGCGTGGGCGTCGAGGACCCGGGATACCCGCGCGTGCGCATGATCCTGCGGCGTCTCGGTATCGACGCCGTACCGGTGCCCGTGCGTCTCGGGGCGGGGCTCGACCTCGACGCGCTCGAGAGTCGCAGCGGGCTCGCGGCCATCGTCGTGACCCCGAACCATCACTATCCGCTCGGGAGCAGATTGGATGCCGAGGACCGCGCCCGTCTGCTCGCCTGGGCCGCGCGCGAGAACGTCGTCGTCATCGAAGACGACTACGACAGCGAGTTTCCGCACGGACGTGCCCCGCTGCCGCCACTTCACCTGCTCGATCCCGCGCGGGTGGTGCTGGTCGGGAGCTTGTCGAAGGTGCTCACCCCCGCGCTGCGGTGCGGCTGGACCGTGGCGACCGGCGTGGTCGGCGAGCGCCTTCGCGCCGCGCGCGACGATCTCGATCTGCCGGTCTCGCTCGTGCAGCAACAGGCGCTCGCGCGGTATCTCGCCGACGGAGCCCTCGCCCGGCACACCGCCCGCCGTCGACGCGAATATCGGCATCGGCGTCGCCTGCTTCTCGAGGCCTTCGGGGCCGTTCCCGGCGTCGAGCTGGCCGCCACCGACGGCGGGTTGCACGCCGTCGCGCTGTTGCCCGGGCGTGAAGCCGACAGCGAGCGTGCCGTCGTGGACGCGCTGGCGACGCGAGGCATCACGGTCGCGGCGCTGTCGGAGTACGCCGTCGGCGGGGAGGAACCGTCACCGGGCGGCGCTCGCGCGGAGATTGTGCCGGCCGGCATCGTCTTCGGCTACGCCCACCCCTCGACGGTGCAGCTCTGGGATGCCGTGGGCGAACTCATCGCGGTACTGGCCGCGCATGCGCGCCCGGGCGCGTAG
- a CDS encoding M23 family metallopeptidase — protein MPSESPSTEPAYIRRSRRPVALPATEAASSTPVPQLTRAEMRRRAQADAAVMAMDADAPAAAIPSEPAPVDADVAAQSEILESVAAAVIETVIAATIEPTLPEGPTVAAAESDALEVTVVDERRNDDADVAVILQSADADVATTPVTLPTSPITLPVSRRARRRPQADVIIDTASVDAPVVAEPLSLAPAETVSVDARPSSASPRDDSADEFESAARLFAFTGENAVQSPASVAPAPQPVAEGLPPVAAAPRTRRNVRRIATASFSVGVMGVVGLLTVGMTMPVSALASVNGTDSVASTDTVTTRLAVTGGDVAPGDGAVQAYVAPAQAQAAVVDRADGYSATTYAKMAADSGISNPSNFYVNDPTAPIQWPFAVGVPITYGFGMRDGNMHEGADFVPGEGAPVQAIADGVVRIATEQGGAFGVTVLIDHQIDGQLVSSRYGHMQYGSLQVTPGEHVKVGQFLGRTGNTGRSFGAHTHVEILQNGTTPIDPIVWLRQHAGG, from the coding sequence TTGCCGTCAGAATCCCCCTCGACTGAGCCCGCCTACATCCGGCGGTCGCGTCGCCCCGTCGCCCTGCCCGCCACCGAAGCCGCGTCGTCGACCCCCGTTCCGCAGCTGACCCGGGCTGAGATGCGCCGTCGTGCGCAGGCCGACGCCGCCGTGATGGCGATGGATGCCGATGCCCCTGCCGCCGCGATCCCGTCGGAGCCGGCGCCGGTCGATGCCGACGTCGCCGCGCAGTCCGAGATCCTCGAAAGCGTCGCTGCCGCCGTCATCGAGACGGTGATCGCCGCGACGATCGAGCCGACCCTGCCCGAGGGCCCCACCGTCGCGGCTGCCGAGAGCGACGCCCTCGAGGTCACCGTCGTCGACGAGCGCCGCAACGACGACGCCGATGTCGCCGTCATCCTGCAGAGCGCCGACGCCGACGTCGCGACCACGCCGGTGACCCTGCCGACCTCGCCCATCACGCTCCCGGTGAGCCGCAGGGCGCGTCGTCGCCCGCAGGCCGACGTCATCATCGACACCGCGAGTGTCGACGCCCCCGTGGTCGCCGAACCGCTCTCCCTCGCTCCCGCCGAGACGGTTTCCGTCGACGCCCGCCCGTCGTCCGCGTCGCCCCGCGACGACAGTGCCGACGAGTTCGAGTCCGCCGCGCGGCTGTTCGCCTTCACCGGCGAGAACGCGGTACAGAGCCCCGCGTCCGTCGCCCCCGCGCCTCAGCCGGTCGCCGAAGGGCTGCCTCCGGTGGCCGCTGCGCCGCGCACGCGTCGCAACGTGCGCCGCATCGCGACCGCCTCGTTCTCGGTGGGCGTGATGGGTGTCGTCGGCCTGCTGACCGTGGGCATGACCATGCCCGTCAGTGCCCTGGCATCCGTCAACGGCACCGACAGTGTCGCGTCGACCGACACGGTGACCACGCGTCTCGCCGTCACCGGCGGCGACGTCGCCCCCGGTGACGGAGCGGTCCAGGCCTACGTGGCACCCGCGCAGGCGCAGGCGGCAGTCGTCGACCGCGCCGACGGCTACAGTGCCACCACTTACGCCAAGATGGCCGCCGACTCGGGCATCAGCAACCCCTCCAACTTCTACGTCAACGATCCGACGGCGCCCATCCAGTGGCCCTTCGCGGTCGGTGTGCCGATCACGTACGGCTTCGGCATGCGCGACGGCAACATGCACGAGGGCGCCGACTTCGTCCCCGGCGAGGGAGCACCGGTCCAGGCCATCGCCGACGGCGTGGTGCGTATCGCGACCGAGCAGGGCGGCGCCTTCGGCGTCACCGTGCTCATCGACCACCAGATCGACGGCCAGCTCGTCTCGAGCCGCTACGGGCACATGCAGTACGGCTCGCTGCAGGTCACCCCGGGCGAGCACGTGAAGGTCGGCCAGTTCCTCGGCCGCACCGGCAACACGGGTCGCTCGTTCGGCGCGCACACGCACGTCGAAATCCTGCAGAACGGCACCACGCCCATCGACCCCATCGTCTGGCTGCGTCAGCACGCCGGCGGTTGA
- a CDS encoding type II toxin-antitoxin system Phd/YefM family antitoxin produces MADEVPVSEARGQLSELVNRVRFGGESIVLTRHGKGVAALVPIEHLSPESTQATDGEFQNTVIDLSSRSMPIRQIAAQSDPDYQ; encoded by the coding sequence ATGGCGGATGAAGTTCCAGTTTCCGAGGCCCGCGGGCAGCTCTCAGAACTCGTCAACCGCGTCCGATTCGGGGGCGAGTCCATCGTCCTCACCCGGCACGGCAAGGGCGTAGCTGCTCTCGTGCCAATCGAACACCTGTCTCCTGAATCGACGCAGGCAACGGATGGCGAATTCCAGAACACGGTGATCGATCTGAGCAGCCGTTCGATGCCGATCAGACAGATCGCTGCTCAGTCGGACCCGGACTACCAGTGA
- a CDS encoding Asp23/Gls24 family envelope stress response protein, with protein MSEHNDDIGGSGYSLEDLSAYLDRARVPRIAAIERNAQCQAVLASMERMGQLSREIVEEQAVRPLAESWYDDIMREVMREFRAGRDIPLARTDDGTELVVTEGALYELIRSVGDGVEGLLVGRVRLDQPQTDAPLDVRVTVSVRFGRAMTDAVDEMRDGIRTAIERHGDLRVGRVDVTVGDVHIDEEDDE; from the coding sequence GTGAGCGAGCACAACGACGACATCGGGGGCTCGGGCTACTCGCTCGAGGACCTCTCGGCGTACCTCGACCGCGCGCGCGTCCCGCGCATCGCCGCCATCGAGCGCAACGCCCAGTGCCAGGCCGTGCTGGCCTCCATGGAGCGCATGGGCCAACTCTCGCGCGAGATCGTGGAGGAGCAGGCTGTCCGCCCCCTCGCCGAGTCCTGGTACGACGACATCATGCGCGAGGTCATGCGGGAGTTTCGTGCCGGTCGTGACATTCCCCTCGCGCGGACCGACGACGGAACGGAGCTCGTGGTCACCGAGGGAGCCCTGTACGAACTCATCCGCTCGGTGGGCGACGGCGTCGAGGGATTGCTGGTCGGTCGCGTCCGGCTCGATCAGCCGCAGACCGACGCGCCGCTCGACGTGAGAGTGACGGTGAGCGTGCGCTTCGGCCGGGCCATGACCGACGCGGTCGATGAGATGCGCGACGGCATCCGCACGGCCATCGAACGGCACGGCGACCTCCGGGTCGGCCGCGTGGACGTCACCGTCGGCGACGTGCACATCGACGAGGAGGACGACGAATGA
- a CDS encoding RNA polymerase sigma factor: MRRSAKDKSEARYLALVDEAALDVLRYLQRRMPTEAADLLNDALLVAWQKRARLPENVIDARMWLFGIARNLLRNGVRTEIRRSALNETLRAELTVTTAPPADDGAAIRDLIERLPPDVAEVITLVHWEGFSLADIARLQSVPSATVRGRYRRGKELLLSATSAARK; this comes from the coding sequence GTGAGGCGATCTGCGAAGGACAAATCGGAGGCCCGTTATCTGGCTCTCGTTGATGAAGCCGCGCTCGACGTGCTCCGATATCTCCAACGGCGGATGCCGACTGAGGCGGCCGACCTCCTCAACGATGCCCTCCTCGTCGCCTGGCAGAAACGCGCGCGACTGCCCGAGAACGTTATAGACGCCCGGATGTGGCTCTTCGGTATAGCGCGTAACCTCCTGCGCAATGGCGTGCGTACAGAAATCCGACGCTCAGCTCTGAACGAAACTCTCCGCGCTGAACTGACCGTTACAACCGCTCCGCCCGCTGACGACGGAGCTGCGATCCGCGACCTCATCGAACGCTTGCCTCCCGACGTCGCGGAGGTGATCACTCTCGTTCACTGGGAGGGGTTTAGTCTCGCGGACATTGCCCGTCTTCAGAGCGTTCCCTCCGCGACCGTGCGAGGACGATATAGACGGGGCAAGGAACTGCTCCTGTCAGCCACCTCAGCGGCTAGGAAGTAG
- a CDS encoding inositol monophosphatase family protein has protein sequence MTLPAELLDIATRIAREAGELAHRRRTEGVTVAATKSAAADIVTAADREVEAFIRAELARERPDDGFFGEESGAEEGTSGITWVVDPIDGTVNYAYGIPAWAVSIAAVEGSADTATWTALAGAVFNPVTGELFRASRGGGAWLGEQRLAVSANVGEAGGLVATGFGYNPATHGPALDQLARVMPIARDVRRIGAASLDLASVAAGRVDAYYERGTQPWDHAAGALLVEEAGGIVGGAPGGRPGNGMVIAAGPEFYGRLEEKLDVIG, from the coding sequence ATGACTCTCCCCGCGGAACTGCTCGACATCGCCACGCGCATCGCCCGGGAGGCGGGTGAGCTCGCGCATCGTCGCCGCACCGAGGGCGTGACGGTGGCCGCGACGAAGTCGGCGGCTGCGGACATCGTCACCGCCGCCGATCGCGAAGTGGAGGCGTTCATCCGCGCCGAACTCGCGCGCGAACGGCCCGACGACGGCTTCTTCGGCGAGGAATCGGGCGCCGAAGAGGGCACGAGCGGCATCACCTGGGTCGTCGACCCGATCGACGGCACCGTCAACTACGCCTATGGCATCCCCGCGTGGGCGGTGAGCATCGCCGCCGTCGAAGGCAGTGCCGACACGGCGACCTGGACGGCCCTGGCCGGCGCGGTCTTCAACCCGGTGACCGGCGAGCTGTTCCGCGCTTCGCGGGGTGGCGGCGCGTGGCTCGGCGAGCAGCGTCTGGCCGTGTCGGCGAATGTCGGCGAGGCCGGAGGGCTGGTCGCCACCGGGTTCGGTTACAACCCGGCGACCCACGGTCCCGCGCTCGACCAGCTCGCCCGCGTCATGCCCATCGCGCGCGATGTGCGCCGCATCGGCGCGGCGTCGCTCGACCTGGCGTCGGTCGCCGCCGGACGCGTCGACGCCTACTACGAACGGGGCACGCAGCCGTGGGATCACGCGGCCGGTGCCCTGTTGGTCGAGGAGGCGGGCGGCATCGTCGGCGGCGCGCCGGGCGGTCGTCCGGGCAACGGCATGGTCATCGCGGCCGGCCCTGAGTTCTACGGGCGTCTAGAGGAGAAGCTCGACGTCATCGGGTGA